In one Fusarium keratoplasticum isolate Fu6.1 chromosome 5, whole genome shotgun sequence genomic region, the following are encoded:
- a CDS encoding SGNH-hydro domain-containing protein yields MKFSSAFLYVLSSLGVAQAKKSPYFILTGDSTVAVNGGWGDGFLADLKSPASGVNSGKSGATIPSFRAEGRWNTAIEAVKSHKGDHESIVTIQFGHNDQKTYTLEQYSNNLAGLVNEVKAAGGTPIVITSLTRRTFSGGHVVENLSEWRDAAIAVAKDLNVQYLDLNTASTNYINAIGKENADYYNLSEGDRTHLNPAGEIVFGRLVADLLLEKRPDLKKYVIPNEELSRKLREGEFATGEE; encoded by the exons ATGAAGTTCTCTTCGGCCTTCCTGTATGTGCTGAGCTCACTTGGAGTGGCTCAAGCTAAGAAGTCTCCCTACTTTATCCTTACTGGCGACTCAACCGTTGCCGTCAACGGAGGCTGGGGCGATGGCTTCCTGGCCGACTTAAAGAGTCCCGCTTCTGGCGTCAACAGCGGCAAGAGTGGTGCCACGATCCCTTCTTTCCGAGCTGAAGGCCGCTGGAATACTGCCATTGAGGCTGTCAAGAGCCACAAGGGAGACCATGAGTCTATTGTGACTATCCAGTTTGGACACAATGACCAGAAGACGTATACTCTGGAGCAGTACTCGAACAACTTAGCTGGGTTGGTTaacgaggtcaaggcagCTGGAGGAACACCC ATCGTCATTACATCCCTCACCCGCCGTACTTTCAGCGGCGGCCACGTTGTCGAAAACCTCAGCGAGTGGCGAGATGCCGCCATCGCAGTCGCCAAGGATCTCAACGTCCAGTATCTCGACCTGAACACTGCAAGCACCAACTACATCAACGCCATTGGCAAGGAGAATGCCGATTACTACAACCTCAGCGAGGGTGACAGGACCCATCTCAACCCTGCTGGAGAGATTGTCTTTGGGCGTCTGGTTGCTGACTtgctcctcgagaagaggcCTGATCTGAAGAAGTATGTCATTCCCAATGAGGAGTTGAGCAGGAAGCTTCGGGAGGGAGAGTTTGCAACTGGAGAGGAATAA
- a CDS encoding HET domain-containing protein — translation MGKVYEYSFCNIAATSASRGQGGLYSWRDSHLITPHTARVNWKGHESEYVFFLDSHWFKSISRAPLNGRGWVFQERLLSPRTIHFSSQLFWECRTLKACETYPCGLPSEPSILGDDVDQTFPGSTKDWRDGLERDGVEHWELLTQMFCRCYLTKESDRLAAIAGIASQAQLLLNDEYLAGLWKRQLPHGLLWKLQNMVGQDDLIVTRPTKYRGPSWSWASLDFEAANINILDREGIDRNLVEITEVKIESSTDQIYTNVTGGYIRVLGKLGQVNLPKLEDAEWRGDRGGHYTFEFSLDVDDEIDIEEETPYCIPILTHDRANRNPFKSLEVHCLLLQKVETNSIGFRRIGSLQVLLDWEAETTEEFRWITDFARDESPLVQGLDMLMIY, via the exons ATGGGAAAAGTCTATGAATACTCCTTCTGCAACATTGCTGCAACATCGGCCTCCCGTGGTCAAGGCGGATTGTATAGCTGGCGAGATTCTCATTTGATCACACCACATACAGCACGGGTCAACTGGAAGGGGCATGAGAGCGAATACGTCTTCTTCCTGGATAGTCACTGGTTCAAGTCTATTTCTCGAGCACCTTTAAATGGGCGAGGCTGGGTCTTTCAAGAGCGCTTATTGAGCCCCCGAACCATACACTTTTCCTCTCAACTATTCTGGGAATGTAGGACACTCAAAGCCTGCGAGACTTACCCCTGTGGCTTGCCCTCTGAACCATCGAtacttggtgatgatgtagATCAGACCTTTCCAGGAAGCACTAAGGATTGGAGAGATGGTCTTGAAAGGGACGGTGTTGAGCATTGGGAACTGTTGACACAGATGTTCTGCAGGTGCTACCTCACGAAAGAATCGGATCGTCTTGCTGCCATTGCAGGTATAGCAAGTCAAGCACAACTTCTGCTCAATGACGAGTATTTGGCGGGTTTATGGAAGAGACAGCTCCCTCATGGGTTGCTCTGGAAGCTGCAGAACATGGTTGGACAAGATGACTTGATCGTCACTAGACCAACAAAATATCGAG GGCCTTCGTGGAGTTGGGCGTCTCTCGACTTTGAAGCTGCAAATATCAACATCTTGGACCGCGAAGGCATCGACCGGAATTTGGTTGAAATCACCGAGGTGAAAATCGAGAGCAGCACTGATCAGATTTACACCAACGTGACCGGGGGTTATATACGCGTTCTTGGCAAGTTGGGCCAAGTCAACCTCCCCAAGCTCGAAGACGCAGAATGGAGAGGTGATAGGGGCGGACACTATACCTTTGAGTTCTCTCTTGACGTGGACGATGAGATCGATATCGAAGAAGAAACTCCGTATTGTATACCGATATTGACACACGACAGAGCTAATAGGAACCCTTTCAAGAGCCTGGAAGTGCACTGCCTCTTGCTGCAAAAGGTCGAAACAAATTCTATTGGATTCAGAAGGATCGGTAGCCTTCAGGTGCTTCTGGATTGGGAGGCTGAGACTACAGAAGAGTTTCGATGGATCACAGACTTTGCTAGAGATGAAAGTCCCCTGGTACAGGGTTTAGATATGTTGATGATATACTAG